One Persephonella sp. IF05-L8 DNA window includes the following coding sequences:
- a CDS encoding 2-oxoacid:ferredoxin oxidoreductase subunit beta, whose protein sequence is MEYIRLQEKLPPKEYRSDIEPTWCPGCGDFGVVTALTKAFSEERLDPTAITLTSGIGCSSRLPLWMNAFGIHTAHGRALPAAVGARLARPDVPVIVTAGDGDIFSIGMEHFPHAARKNFDITLIVMDNRMYALTKNQTSPTSRHGYKGSLNPYGNIEDPMNVIAFAIASGATFVAQSYAGNPKHLADTIQAAIEHRGFSFVNVLSPCPTFNKVDTFKYYKGRLIDINKELGHDPTDRKAAMALAEHVLDADNPELEDAEPFKGKRPIGIFLKEEKETFEERVAKLQEKFRPASGEPDWNEILAQYRP, encoded by the coding sequence ATGGAATATATCAGACTACAGGAAAAACTCCCACCAAAAGAATACAGAAGTGATATAGAACCAACATGGTGCCCAGGTTGTGGAGACTTTGGAGTTGTTACAGCTTTAACAAAAGCATTTTCAGAAGAAAGACTTGACCCAACAGCCATCACATTAACTTCCGGAATTGGATGTTCTTCAAGGCTTCCACTTTGGATGAATGCTTTTGGTATTCACACTGCACACGGTAGAGCATTACCTGCTGCCGTTGGAGCAAGATTGGCAAGACCTGACGTTCCAGTTATCGTTACAGCTGGAGACGGAGATATTTTCTCAATAGGTATGGAACACTTCCCACACGCAGCAAGAAAGAACTTTGATATAACACTCATAGTTATGGATAACAGAATGTACGCTCTTACAAAAAACCAGACTTCCCCAACATCAAGACATGGATACAAAGGTTCATTAAACCCTTACGGAAACATTGAAGACCCTATGAATGTTATTGCATTCGCTATTGCATCAGGAGCGACATTTGTAGCTCAGTCTTATGCAGGAAATCCAAAACATCTTGCAGACACTATTCAGGCTGCAATAGAACACAGAGGATTTTCTTTTGTTAACGTTCTTTCTCCATGTCCAACATTTAACAAAGTAGACACATTCAAGTACTACAAAGGAAGACTTATTGATATTAACAAAGAGCTTGGACATGACCCAACAGATAGAAAAGCAGCTATGGCTTTAGCTGAACATGTTCTTGATGCAGACAATCCAGAACTTGAAGATGCAGAACCATTCAAAGGAAAAAGACCTATCGGAATATTCCTTAAAGAAGAAAAAGAAACATTTGAAGAAAGAGTTGCAAAACTTCAAGAAAAGTTCAGACCAGCATCCGGAGAGCCAGACTGGAACGAAATATTAGCTCAATACAGACCGTAA
- a CDS encoding 2-oxoacid:acceptor oxidoreductase subunit alpha, producing MAFDLTVKYAGEGGEGVISAGDFTMRAASNLGYEVVTFKSFPAEIKGGYALSQVRMSDEKILSQGDGFDILVAFNGEAYEVNKPLLGKGKVLIWDGPEGGDFEPDLEELEKMGVFTYAVPMSKLAKEEVGAYITKNVIAMASVFELFGFPMEVLKEEIVKKFSKKGEDVVNLNFKAIEVAQNYIKEHIKKIDPYKVPGPLPKKDVIILEGNEAIALGAAVAGVKVFAAYPITPATTVGNYLSPIILKTGGFVYQSEDEISSMAAIIGASFAGAKAMTATSGPGISLMQELIDLASMTETPVVVVDVQRAGPSTGMPTKHEQADLFAAALGGHGDDQRIVIAPKNVEENFYLTIEAFNLAEKYQLPVLLLTDGSLSLRAEAIPTPDVKKIKENLIERPVVRKEDVKPEELDNLFRYAITESGISPVFVPGVSPKPYTATGLEHAENSRPRTTPKERTIMMDKRFRKIKNVEQENPHLVEWDLGDLQKGDKADIAVVAWGLTASIAQEAVKRLREKGYKIAALYPKLLYPVPKNALEELAQMADKILVPEASYLGHFARFMKMFTNIPQEKIVQFNIYRGEPFIPKEIEEKILELLGEKVNA from the coding sequence ATGGCATTTGATTTAACTGTTAAGTATGCCGGTGAAGGTGGTGAAGGTGTTATCTCAGCCGGTGATTTTACAATGAGAGCTGCTTCAAACTTAGGTTATGAAGTTGTTACATTCAAATCTTTCCCGGCTGAGATTAAAGGTGGTTATGCACTTTCTCAGGTTAGAATGTCTGACGAGAAAATCTTATCTCAGGGGGATGGTTTCGATATACTTGTTGCATTCAACGGTGAAGCTTACGAAGTTAATAAACCTCTTCTTGGAAAAGGAAAAGTTTTAATCTGGGATGGTCCAGAAGGTGGAGACTTTGAGCCAGACTTAGAAGAATTAGAAAAAATGGGTGTTTTCACATACGCAGTTCCAATGTCAAAACTCGCAAAAGAAGAAGTTGGAGCTTACATCACCAAAAACGTAATTGCAATGGCATCTGTCTTTGAACTCTTCGGATTTCCAATGGAAGTTCTCAAAGAAGAGATTGTTAAAAAATTCTCTAAGAAAGGTGAAGATGTAGTTAACCTGAACTTTAAAGCAATAGAAGTTGCTCAGAACTATATAAAAGAACATATCAAAAAAATAGACCCATACAAAGTTCCAGGACCATTACCAAAGAAAGATGTTATTATCCTTGAAGGTAATGAAGCTATCGCTTTAGGAGCTGCCGTTGCAGGAGTTAAAGTTTTTGCTGCTTATCCAATTACTCCTGCTACAACAGTAGGAAACTATCTTTCTCCTATAATTCTTAAAACAGGTGGATTTGTTTATCAGTCAGAGGATGAAATTTCTTCCATGGCTGCAATTATAGGAGCTTCTTTCGCAGGTGCCAAAGCTATGACAGCAACATCTGGACCAGGTATATCCCTTATGCAAGAGCTTATTGACCTTGCGTCAATGACAGAAACACCTGTTGTTGTTGTTGATGTTCAAAGGGCAGGACCATCTACAGGTATGCCAACAAAACACGAACAGGCAGACCTTTTTGCAGCAGCACTTGGTGGACACGGTGATGACCAGAGAATAGTAATTGCACCTAAAAACGTTGAAGAAAACTTTTATCTCACAATAGAAGCATTTAACCTTGCTGAAAAATATCAGCTTCCAGTTCTCCTCCTGACAGACGGTTCACTTTCTCTAAGAGCTGAAGCTATCCCAACTCCAGATGTTAAGAAGATTAAAGAAAACCTCATAGAAAGACCAGTTGTAAGAAAAGAAGATGTAAAACCAGAAGAACTTGATAATCTCTTTAGATATGCAATAACCGAATCAGGAATATCACCAGTATTCGTTCCAGGAGTTTCTCCAAAACCATACACAGCTACAGGACTTGAACACGCAGAAAACTCAAGACCAAGAACCACCCCTAAAGAAAGAACAATAATGATGGATAAAAGATTTAGAAAAATAAAGAATGTGGAACAAGAAAATCCACATCTTGTTGAGTGGGACTTAGGAGACCTCCAAAAAGGAGACAAAGCTGACATAGCCGTAGTTGCATGGGGATTAACAGCATCCATTGCACAGGAAGCAGTTAAAAGACTTAGAGAAAAAGGATATAAAATTGCAGCTCTTTATCCAAAACTTCTCTATCCAGTTCCTAAGAACGCCCTTGAAGAACTTGCTCAAATGGCTGACAAAATACTTGTTCCAGAAGCATCATACCTTGGCCACTTTGCAAGATTTATGAAGATGTTTACAAATATCCCACAAGAAAAAATTGTTCAGTTCAACATTTACAGAGGAGAGCCATTCATTCCTAAAGAAATAGAAGAGAAAATTCTTGAACTTTTAGGGGAAAAAGTTAATGCATAA
- a CDS encoding efflux RND transporter permease subunit, translating into MNKSIVELVLKRPHFILSIILSLSILGIIGFFEIKQKLFPDANRPVIAVVVFQPGASATDMAENVAIPIEKKVSTIDKVRTVSSTVNDEIAVISVEFEYEKNIEQAATDVQNEINKIKSLLPKGIKEPQIYKITDATSPVLVLSVSPKNDNISLADIRQLAENQIINKLLRLKEVANVDIFGGHQKEVLIQIDKNKLNEYGLSYTQVIAKIQQINADIPVGLVLNKENQFLIKSINKRNEINKLKNLYITPSIKLSDIATIKYGAFQNRVLYYGNGKPAIALAIQRQPTGDALKTIDAVKSLLPELEKEFPYLNFEISDTQEKIIRLSNINMLEALRDAIIITAIVIFFFLANIRQMIIAGISIPFVYAITIGIMWLLGMEFNIVTLTAIILALGMLVDDAIVILENIERHLYELKEPVKQAVINGTKEVVFAVLAGTIATSVVLIPMLFVGDYPQRIFRPLAETLLIAVIVSYFVSMTLIPLIAPFLLKKTASKNKIELIVLRVSETIITPLRNIYISAVKNVFNKKFLAIPYFAFVIVLFVISLKIILPLVGKEIMPPMDTGIVKAKIITDSNLSTHQVENIINQINNILKKDKRVELYSIAAGSEPGVLTIGNGNTPQTISLTIHYTDRFHRKETIWEIETELRNKLWQIPDIKYVAVYDYGATPLSTIEGNLDARISGDDLRKLDQIGKKVLQAAYNTGGLTSVYRKWDYDKIVYNIKIDYKKALSHNLTPFEIASQIGAKIRGSIVSLYNIPNEKSLLVRVTLHNPQINSIKDLDSYYIDTPKGKIPLKEIAYIEKTIEPTLITRQDFMYTLDIIGYREKAAISHIVDNFHKAVKEENIELPPGYYLSNEGDIKQLNDSLLRMLKAIILGIIFLFFVLAPTFRSFTSPIAVIFAIPLSVIGAAWSILAMGYHQSMPGLMGIVLLAGIITKNSILLIDFIQMALEKGKKIEDAIIESIKIRTRPVLMTAFGTSAGMIPIALGWALGLERLAPLGTVAIGGLIVGTFLTLIYVPLLYYFMYLLREKLFGKK; encoded by the coding sequence ATGAATAAAAGCATTGTAGAACTTGTATTGAAAAGACCTCATTTTATATTATCCATAATACTCTCATTATCTATTTTAGGCATAATAGGATTTTTTGAGATAAAACAAAAATTATTCCCAGATGCGAACAGACCAGTTATAGCTGTAGTTGTTTTCCAACCTGGCGCTTCAGCTACAGACATGGCCGAGAATGTTGCCATCCCGATAGAAAAAAAAGTAAGCACTATTGATAAAGTAAGAACTGTCTCGTCTACAGTAAATGACGAAATAGCTGTAATTTCTGTAGAATTTGAATACGAAAAAAATATAGAGCAGGCAGCAACAGATGTTCAAAATGAGATAAATAAAATAAAATCATTACTACCTAAAGGAATAAAAGAACCACAGATATATAAAATAACAGATGCAACATCCCCTGTTCTGGTTCTCTCTGTGTCCCCTAAAAATGATAACATCTCCTTAGCCGACATAAGACAACTGGCAGAAAATCAGATAATCAACAAACTACTGAGGTTAAAAGAAGTTGCCAATGTGGACATATTCGGTGGTCACCAAAAAGAAGTTTTAATCCAGATAGACAAAAACAAACTTAATGAGTATGGACTTTCTTATACTCAGGTAATAGCGAAGATACAACAAATCAATGCAGACATACCTGTTGGTTTAGTCCTCAATAAAGAAAATCAGTTCCTGATAAAATCTATAAACAAAAGAAATGAAATAAACAAACTAAAAAATCTCTATATAACTCCCTCTATAAAATTATCAGATATAGCTACAATAAAGTACGGAGCATTTCAGAACCGCGTCCTTTACTATGGAAATGGAAAACCAGCAATAGCTCTTGCCATTCAAAGACAGCCCACAGGAGATGCATTAAAAACAATAGATGCTGTTAAATCATTATTACCTGAATTAGAAAAAGAATTCCCATATCTAAATTTCGAAATCTCCGATACCCAGGAAAAGATTATAAGACTAAGTAATATAAACATGCTTGAAGCTCTTAGAGACGCAATAATCATAACAGCCATAGTAATTTTCTTTTTCCTTGCAAATATAAGACAGATGATTATTGCCGGTATTTCAATACCCTTTGTTTACGCAATTACGATTGGAATAATGTGGCTTTTAGGAATGGAATTTAACATCGTAACGCTAACAGCAATAATTCTGGCACTGGGAATGTTAGTTGATGATGCAATTGTTATTCTGGAAAACATAGAAAGACATCTTTATGAACTCAAAGAGCCAGTTAAACAGGCTGTAATAAATGGAACAAAGGAAGTAGTATTTGCAGTACTGGCAGGAACAATCGCAACATCCGTAGTTCTTATACCTATGTTATTTGTAGGGGACTATCCACAGAGAATATTCCGTCCCCTTGCAGAAACACTCTTAATAGCAGTAATAGTTTCATACTTTGTATCTATGACCCTTATACCTCTTATAGCTCCATTTCTTTTAAAGAAAACTGCCAGTAAAAATAAGATAGAACTCATTGTACTTAGAGTTTCAGAAACAATAATAACCCCCCTAAGAAATATATACATATCTGCAGTAAAAAATGTCTTTAACAAAAAATTCCTTGCCATCCCCTATTTCGCCTTTGTTATAGTGCTGTTTGTAATAAGCCTGAAAATAATACTCCCCCTTGTAGGTAAAGAAATTATGCCTCCTATGGATACAGGAATAGTCAAAGCCAAAATAATAACAGACAGTAACTTATCTACCCACCAGGTAGAAAACATTATCAATCAAATTAATAACATTCTAAAAAAGGATAAAAGAGTTGAGCTCTACTCTATAGCCGCAGGTTCAGAACCAGGCGTATTAACCATAGGAAATGGTAATACACCTCAAACTATATCCCTTACAATACATTACACAGATAGATTTCATAGGAAAGAAACCATCTGGGAAATAGAAACAGAACTCAGAAACAAATTATGGCAAATCCCAGATATAAAATATGTGGCAGTTTACGACTATGGAGCAACCCCCCTATCCACTATAGAAGGTAATTTAGATGCAAGAATAAGCGGTGATGATTTAAGAAAACTTGACCAGATAGGAAAAAAAGTACTTCAAGCAGCCTATAACACAGGAGGATTAACGTCAGTTTATAGAAAATGGGATTACGACAAGATAGTTTACAACATAAAAATTGATTACAAAAAAGCTTTAAGCCATAACTTAACACCTTTTGAAATAGCTTCCCAAATAGGAGCAAAAATAAGAGGTAGTATAGTTTCCCTTTATAATATCCCAAACGAAAAAAGTTTACTTGTTCGTGTAACTCTTCACAACCCCCAAATAAACTCCATAAAAGACTTAGATAGCTATTACATAGATACCCCTAAAGGAAAAATACCTTTAAAAGAAATAGCCTACATAGAAAAAACTATAGAACCTACTCTTATAACAAGACAGGATTTCATGTACACTCTGGACATTATAGGTTATAGAGAAAAAGCAGCCATATCACATATAGTTGATAATTTTCATAAAGCTGTAAAAGAAGAAAATATAGAACTTCCCCCAGGATACTATCTTTCCAATGAAGGCGATATAAAACAGCTTAATGATTCTTTACTCAGAATGCTCAAAGCTATAATCTTAGGAATTATATTCTTATTTTTTGTTCTTGCCCCAACATTCAGGTCATTCACCTCCCCAATAGCAGTAATTTTTGCCATCCCTCTCTCAGTTATAGGAGCTGCCTGGTCTATTCTTGCTATGGGTTATCATCAATCAATGCCAGGACTTATGGGTATTGTTTTACTTGCAGGAATAATAACAAAGAACTCTATCCTGCTTATAGACTTTATACAGATGGCTTTAGAAAAAGGAAAAAAAATAGAAGATGCCATAATAGAAAGCATAAAAATAAGAACAAGACCTGTTTTAATGACAGCTTTTGGAACATCAGCAGGTATGATACCCATTGCTTTAGGATGGGCACTGGGGCTTGAAAGACTGGCACCGCTTGGAACAGTAGCCATAGGTGGTCTGATAGTTGGAACATTCCTGACACTAATATATGTACCACTCCTTTATTATTTCATGTACCTACTTAGAGAAAAGCTTTTTGGAAAAAAATAA
- a CDS encoding efflux RND transporter periplasmic adaptor subunit produces MKKKLKFVVVALIIILLIVTGIRLIKKRKEEIAHLPKPQVPTYIVKGSLVKKGSIFISDDFLGILKPVNTVNISSKISGYIKKIYVKVGEKVQKGQVIALIDAVEIEDQIKNTKLSISNLELQLQALKIKKQAAQVSLQTKENILKRNEKLYEKKAISKEKLEISKAEYQAALSQYKEIVATIAQTKNKIKQLQNSLNSLYNQLSYLKIKSPVDGIVQDIYLREGNIIVPGKPLLSIEDSSKYEILVEVPEKYPITSDTLAIINFNGNIKQLKINRVYPVASKNHLKLVRIVLSEKPSGAISNSYINVSLGRKISGFVVPANSILHLSNGTFLITNQNGIFKKIPIKVLGRNEKYAVVQGNLEEGLIIAKAEESKLRILSLGKKGKILTPEENHE; encoded by the coding sequence ATGAAAAAGAAGTTAAAATTTGTAGTTGTTGCATTAATCATTATACTGTTAATCGTTACAGGAATAAGACTAATCAAAAAAAGAAAAGAGGAAATTGCCCATCTTCCTAAGCCTCAGGTTCCCACATATATAGTAAAAGGTAGCCTCGTAAAAAAAGGTAGTATCTTTATATCAGATGATTTTCTGGGAATTTTAAAACCCGTTAATACAGTCAATATATCCAGCAAAATATCCGGATACATAAAAAAAATATATGTAAAAGTTGGTGAAAAGGTACAGAAAGGTCAGGTTATAGCCCTTATAGATGCTGTAGAAATAGAAGACCAGATAAAAAATACTAAACTCAGTATTTCCAATCTGGAACTACAACTTCAAGCTCTTAAGATAAAGAAACAGGCAGCTCAAGTTAGTTTACAGACAAAAGAAAATATACTCAAAAGAAATGAAAAGCTCTACGAAAAAAAAGCAATATCCAAAGAAAAACTGGAAATCAGTAAAGCTGAATATCAGGCTGCTTTATCCCAATATAAAGAAATCGTAGCAACTATTGCACAAACAAAAAATAAAATTAAGCAGCTCCAAAACTCTTTAAACTCTCTTTATAATCAACTTTCTTACTTGAAAATAAAATCACCTGTAGACGGTATAGTTCAAGATATATACTTAAGAGAAGGTAATATTATCGTCCCCGGTAAACCTTTATTATCTATAGAAGACAGCAGCAAATATGAAATATTAGTAGAAGTACCAGAAAAATATCCTATAACATCTGATACACTTGCAATAATAAACTTCAATGGGAATATAAAACAATTAAAAATTAACAGAGTATATCCTGTTGCAAGCAAAAATCATCTTAAACTGGTAAGAATTGTTCTCTCTGAAAAACCTTCTGGAGCTATTTCTAATAGTTATATTAATGTTTCCCTTGGGAGAAAAATATCAGGATTTGTAGTACCTGCAAACTCTATCTTACATCTATCAAATGGAACCTTCTTAATAACAAACCAAAACGGTATATTCAAAAAAATACCTATTAAAGTCTTAGGCAGAAATGAAAAATACGCAGTAGTTCAGGGCAACCTTGAAGAAGGTCTTATAATTGCAAAAGCAGAAGAAAGCAAACTCAGAATTTTATCTTTAGGAAAAAAAGGAAAAATTTTAACCCCAGAGGAAAATCATGAATAA
- a CDS encoding TolC family protein — protein MLSLEKQKEALKIYKKSLQKLYEDINKAYQLGRKPETDLLKVQYRLEEAEANLQEIENNINSLKSAMISLVGKKIDMSFLEEIKEPSEIPKIKNVENLKKIQKINLSSVIAKKNIDIAKGLYLPRIYLNSQIQRNMGNSEYKDLWFIGFTINYNLFDFGNRKNQYIKAKLEKEKILYQKQENILKLKSDINKALNDIKSAIAKLNASKKQLLYAKKVEEAEKIKYEEGVSDLYNYLYAKAQKFMAESYYYQAFYNREIAIAYLTYLLEEIEK, from the coding sequence ACTTTATGAAGATATAAATAAAGCCTATCAATTGGGAAGAAAACCTGAAACAGACCTTCTAAAAGTTCAGTATAGGCTTGAAGAGGCAGAGGCAAATCTACAGGAAATAGAAAATAATATAAATTCTCTTAAGTCTGCCATGATATCCCTTGTAGGTAAAAAAATAGATATGAGTTTTTTAGAAGAAATAAAAGAACCTTCAGAAATTCCTAAAATTAAAAATGTAGAAAATCTGAAAAAAATACAAAAGATTAATCTTTCGTCTGTAATAGCAAAGAAAAATATTGATATAGCTAAGGGTTTATATCTACCACGGATATATTTAAATTCCCAAATCCAGAGAAATATGGGGAACTCTGAATATAAAGATTTATGGTTTATAGGGTTCACCATAAATTACAACCTTTTTGATTTTGGAAACAGAAAAAATCAATATATAAAAGCAAAATTAGAAAAAGAGAAAATTCTTTATCAGAAACAGGAAAATATATTAAAACTCAAATCGGACATTAACAAAGCCCTTAATGATATCAAATCTGCCATAGCAAAATTAAATGCTTCTAAAAAACAGCTTTTATATGCAAAAAAAGTAGAAGAAGCAGAAAAGATTAAATACGAAGAAGGTGTCTCTGATTTGTATAATTATCTTTACGCTAAAGCTCAAAAATTCATGGCAGAAAGTTACTACTATCAGGCATTCTATAACAGAGAGATAGCCATAGCATATCTTACATATCTTTTAGAGGAGATAGAAAAATGA